The Primulina huaijiensis isolate GDHJ02 chromosome 9, ASM1229523v2, whole genome shotgun sequence genomic interval attataattgattaattagtcccaatgacgattaagaacatgattagtgtccgggtccccacaggtatgatactcaaacaatgaatgaagggaatgagaaatatatgtgtcttaccacatataaatcaggaaggaaatatgtgattgaaaaactaccaatgttccctactggattgcattatacacatatacgtcccattgaatcaaacatggtagttgataattcttcaatattaaccaattcgcatgatcgattaggatatcctggttcaacaatgatgcgaagaatagtagaaaatacacatggtcatccgttgaaataccagaagatctttcagaataataagtttcaatgtaaagcatgttctcttggaaaacttattataagaccatcaccagccaaaatccaaactgaatcaccaatatttcttgaacgtattcagggtgatatttgtggaccaattcatccaccatgtggaccattcagatactttatggtattgattgatgcctccagcagatggtcacatgtatgtttattgtcaactcgaaatgttgcatttgcaagattacttgctcaaataataaaattgaggaatcaatttccagattatacaatcaagaaaattagacttgataatgctggtgaatttacttcccagactttcaatgattattgtatgtctatgggaatcattgttgagcatcccgttgctcatgtacatacacagaatggattggctgaatcattgattaaacttctgcaaatgattgctagaccaaagattatgaaaacaaagctccctatttctatatggggacatgcaattttacatgctgctgcattaattcgcatcagaccaagtgcatatcataaatactccccgttgcagcttgcatttggtaaagaaccagacatttctcatctgagaatttttggatgtatggtgtatgtgtctattgcaccacctcaacgaaagaaaatgggacctcaaagaaagattggtatttatattggttatgatagtccagcaatcattcgatatcttgaacctcatacaggcgacgtgttcacagcacgtattactgattgtcattttaatgaggaaatcttcccaatgttagggggagacaagaaacataccgaaaaaaaaattacatggtatatatcatcattgttacatctggatccaagaacacaacaatgtaaaaaaaaaaggtacggcaaattgtgcacttgcaaagaatagcaaatcaaataccagatgcatttacagatacaaaaggggtaactaaatcatatatacatattgtaaatgctcctgctcgaattgaaattccaaagaaacaaattgaacaaagtcatgatgtcgtaaaacgcctaaAGTGTGGAaagccagtcggttccaagaataaaaatcctcgaaaaagaaaattcatagagaaacacaatgatcacaaaatagataatgatgttcctgaagaaacacatgatgatcacaaaatagagaatgttgttcctgaagaaacacatgatgatgaaaatgttctgtcagaaccacaaactgacgagaatcatgaaatctccattaattatattaatactggaaaaatatggaaccgaaaagatatagaagaaattgatgatatattttcttataatgtggcaatcgacatcataaatgataatNNNNNNNNNNNNNNNNNNNNNNNNNNNNNNNNNNNNNNNNNNNNNNNNNNNNNNNNNNNNNNNNNNNNNNNNNNNNNNNNNNNNNNNNNNNNNNNNNNNNNNNNNNNNNNNNNNNNNNNNNNNNNNNNNNNNNNNNNNNNNNNNNNNNNNNNNNNNNNNNNNNNNNNNNNNNNNNNNNNNNNNNNNNNNNNNNNNNNNNNNNNNNNNNNNNNNNNNNNNNNNNNNNNNNNNNNNNNNNNNNNNNNNNNNNNNNNNNNNNNNNNNNNNNNNNNNNNNNNNNNNNNNNNNNNNNNNNNNNNNNNNNNNNNNNNNNNNNNNNNNNNNNNNNNNNNNNNNNNNNNNNNNNNNNNNNNNNNNNNNNNNNNNNNNNNNNNNNNNNNNNNNNNNNNNNNNNNNNNNNNNNNNNNNNNNNNNNNNNNNNNNNNNNNNNNNNNNNNNNNNNNNNNNNNNNNNNNNNNNNNNNNNNNNNNNNNNNNNNNNNNNNNNNNNNNNNNNNNNNNNNNNNNNNNNNNNNNNNNNNNNNNNNNNNNNNNNNNNNNNNNNNNNNNNNNNNNNNNNNNNNNNNNNNNNNNNNNNNNNNNNNNNNNNNNNNNNNNNNNNNNNNNNNNNNNNNNNNNNNNNNNNNNNNNNNNNNNNNNNNNNNNNNNNNNNNNNNNNNNNNNNNNNNNNNNNNNNNNNNNNNNNNNcaaactggatatgtatttactcgtggaggcactgcaatttcttggcgttcacagaaacaaacgctcgtaacaacttcatcaaatcatgccgagattattgcactacatgaagcaagccgtgaatgtgtgtggttaaaatcaatgacccaacatatccaaatctcatgcggattatcattcgacgagaagcctgtgatactatatgaagataatgctgcatgtgttgctcaaatgaaagaaggatacataaaaagcgacagaactaaacatattcctcctaagttcttcgcattcaccaaggagcttgagaagaataaatgtattgatgttcgtcacattcaatcaagtgaaaactcatcagatctattcacaaaggcacttcctacgacaatattcagaaaacatatatataatattgggatgcgcaatctacgaaatctgtgaaaaattgttcgtgtcaacatgagagggagtttacgtgactgcactctttttcccttactataatttttatcccaatgagtttttcctagtaaggtttttaacgagacagtataaaaacacgtaatgaagacaatcattatgatcatcacaaggaggagtgttgaaaaataatatttaaaatgtgtttattgaatatttgaatgttgaatatttgaatgttgaaaattatgtaaaattaggtgttgaatattgaaatttgtgtgtgatgatgaaggtaatgatgtaatttatttttggattatttgtaaaaattttctatttatagatctctcatttgtgaagaaaatcacaattgagttgagagaaaaatattataaattgtgtagtgtgataattttgagagtttgtgatttttactttttaccgtaaatttttaatttttcacaacaaaaataatatatgttgcgaaataataaaatatttttgaaaaagattaaaaaaccTAGTAACAATGGAGAATGTGAAAATCGGTTATAAGAGGAAAAAATATTCTAGTGTGCAGAAAAAGAGAGAAtgcattttatgaaaataaatatattttttttaatttatttgcgTGACGAAGAAAAGGTACtcacaaaacaaaaacaaacaagGAATAACGCTTTTCAAGACATCCTAGTGCGCAGTAAAACAATCCGAAGGAATCATACTTTCATTAAACAAAACTAAATATGCCTGTGAACATCCAAATTGATGGTGCTTCATTCCAAAAACTCGGAATAGACAGCCGCAAGATTATCAGGAAACTGAATCTAGTATGCAGTCTGTCAGCCATGCTCAAGTGTTTGTACCTTAATCTGTTCATATTCTCAGTCTGCACAACTTTTAGCATCATCTATGTGCCTGAAATAACATACGTAACAATTTTAATTTGTGATCAACCAATTCCCTTTTTGTTTTACTGCTAGTTGAGTGGGCACTAAACAAGTATAAACGTTCCCAAGGAAAAATTATGATGAGAAGACAAAAATCCAGGGAATAAATCACCAAATTATTAGCAAGGAAACAATGTAAACTAAGTGATGAAACAACTAGGATGTTAATTGGTAAACAATCCATACAACCGGAAGGAACTAAACCTAGAACTATCACTCCAGGTTTCGCATTTCTGACAACACTAGGCACCTGGACAAATTGATTAAATTACCTGAACTACATTAAAATCAACACCGCAAAAGCACAAACTTACGAAAAAGCTTACCTAAGAGAAGAATACAGCACTTTACCAAATGCTTCAGGATCTATGAATATAATTTAGGATACAATCTGCAAGTTTGATAACCATATTAGCAACATTTCGTAAGTCAGCAGCCTCACACTTTCAGTATCCATTTCAGTATGTTCATTTTCAAACTTCATCAATTTGATAAAAGATAACCCTGATACTCCCATTGATAACTAGTCCTCATACCCCACAAATAAAGCAATTTCCGCGCTTTCAGCAATGGTAGATAGAGATTTTTTGCAATCAATCATAAACCAAAGATTATTTATCCCAAGTGAAAGGGAATTTAAAATCCTACATGAACataaatcaagtaaaaattATATCTCAATTCTCAAGCTGTCAAGCAACAGCTAAAGAACCTTACAAAAGCTCGATGggattgaaaaaagaaaaagaattgaAACTTCAAACCTTTATGCCTTCCTCAGCCTTTCCACGCAATAGAAATTTATCACACTAGGGTATTAAGCCGAGTTAACACACAAAACCATATCGGTACACAAATCTAGAAACATTGCAACAAGATGAACATGACCAACCAATAAACTTGAAGTCACACAACACAAAACTGGAAAAATCACAAAAGTATCTGAGAATTCATATAACTTTTATCAACTACCAAGAGGTAAGAAACTTATATGATTCGAAAATTACCAATAACTAGTTCTTGCCATTGTCAGCTAAATGCTCTTCTTTTCCTACAGCAACTACAACCTTCTTCAAGATTGACTCGGTCGGCAGATGAGAGTTCTCCACAGCCTTTGATATGGATTGCCATTTCTCGCCGTGCTTCGGCTCTGCAGCAATACATCTGCTCAATACATCCCTCTGCATGTCTTCTGTACCATGTTGGAGTTCAAATTTGTAGTACAAAACCCAAAAATCCCCAATATCAGGAGCAAGAGTAACTGCTCGGTTGAACCAAGACCTTGCTTTGTCAACTTTTCTGTCATGCCAAAATAACTTTCCCACTGCTGCAAGGACATGGGGATTGTCGGAACATCTTTTGAATGCATCCATGCTCTTGGTTTTTCTCTGAGGCCGAGGAACCATCTCGATTGAAGCAGCCCAGAGGATCCCGCTAGTCGGGCATTCCTGCAATGCCTTCGCCATCAAAATATCAGCTTCTTTCTTGTGACCGTGTCGAGACTCAGCCCGCACTGCAGCAAGCCAGAGTTCAGGATTCTGGGGTTTCTTCTTCCTGGCCATGGTCAGAACAGCACGAGCCTTACTCAGACCATTTACTTTTTCCTCCAGGTTTGCAAGGGAAAGCCACAAAGGAATAGAATTGGGGCAGTGCTTAAGGCCCAATTCATATGTTTCCTTTGCTTGTTCTAGGTTCCCCAATCGTTCCTCCAACTGCCCCAGCATCAACCAGAGTTTGAAAAATGAAGGGAAGAGCTTTAACCCTTCATCAAGTAATCTCCTCTCCTCGGAAGTGTTTCCCAACTCTCTCTCAACGATTGCCGATTTCATCCAGACTCTCTCGGTCCCTCCCCTTTCTCTGGCTTTTGCAAGAAGCATTCTAGCTCTTTCTGGTTCATGGTTCTCAAATTCAAGCTTGAATGCAGCAAGCCATATTTCCTCAGAATTGGGAATTGCTGCATACGCTTCCTGAAGAATCGCTCGAGCAGCAGGCACATCACCAGCAAGCCACTTTTCTTTGGCACCCATTAGCCATAGAACTTCAGCATGTGGTATGTAAGTAACTGCCTTCCGCAGTAGAGCATCAAGAGACTCCCTAGTTCCATGGCTCTTTTCAAGCTGTGCTGCTTTAAGCCATATGCTCTTCTTGGTCAAAAAGACAGTAAGGGCATGCGAGTAGATTGCCCTTCCAGTCTCAATAGAACCTCTCTTCTTGCATTCCTCAGCATCAGCAACCCAGGTCCTCTTTCTATCCTCTTCTTCTACTCCAACCTCAATGGTGTTGTGAATAATAGCCTGACAAGTTGCGATGGAACCAGCTCGTTCAGCAGCCTCCGCTTCTTTCATCCACACTTCTCTGTCGATTTCCAGGCCTTCCCTCTGCAAAGCTCGAATACCCCTTTCAATAATTTTCCCAACCATAGCAGTATTCCCATTAGCTTCTTCTAACTTAGCAGCAGTGATCCATATAGATGGCTCCTTAGAAAGCTTCTCTCTTGCTTTATTCAACACCTTCTTTGCATTTTCATAAGTCTCCAATCTAGCAAGCGCTAGCCAAAGTTCCACATGCAAGGGGCAGCATTCCACCGCCCTCTGCAGCAACAGCCTCGCATCTTCCTCATTTGCAAGCTCCACGACTGCCTTCCAAAGCCTCACTGAATCCGGAATATTCTCGAGCCCTTTTCTCAGAACCCTACTCTTATTCGCATCATCCTGCTCCAGCTTTGCAGCCTGCATCCACAACTTAACTGAATTTGGGATCGCCTTCACACCCCTAGCAATTACAGCCTTGGCATCAACATGGCTCGCCAGACGGCAAGCCTCCAACCAAACATCCTCGGACTTTGGACATTCCTCACACCCTTTCTTGATCATCTGCTGAGCAGCCGGAATCTTCCCTGCCACCTCCTCCAACCTGGCTGCAGCAATCCAACCATGTGGATGCTTGGGATTTGTCTGTGTCACCGACTTAAGTAACAACCTAGCTTTATTTATATCGGATACTTCTGCATCACTAGTAATCTTCATACTCTTCAAATCTGTCAGGTAACCCTTTGGATCCACAACTGTCAACCCCGAGACCGAATCAGATAATCTGTCTAACTTCAGAGACAACACTGTTCCTCTCCCTTCACCAACGGCAGTCAAATCCGTAACAGGAGTCTGTGCCCAAGGAGTTTCTGTTCCGCCAACAGCCCTACTTTTCGGATCCAAGGCACTTACATGCTCCTTTTCCTGCCTCGCCTTCTCCAACAGCGTATCCGGCACTGGGACAAAACTCTCAAACCTCTTCTTCTTATTCCTCAAAGAATAATCCCCAATTTCAGGTATACTATCCCACTCATCAGCTGACAAGGTGTACAGCTTCCTCTTCAATTCTGCAAATTGTTCTGTAATCTTGGGGTTCGAAGCTCGATACTTCTCAATTTCCTCCTTAAGCCTAGCTTCCCTCCTATCTTTCCTACGCGAATCCATTCTCTTATCAATAGCCTCCCATACCGCATCCGCCTCTTTATCCTCGTCATCATACTCAGCAGATGCAAACAGTCCCGCATCATTCCCCTCAAACTCATCAAACTTCTGATTCTCGTCGTACCCCTTCTCTTCATTCTCTTCCTCCTCATCCTCCTCACCAGGGCCCTTCCCACGACCCCTTCCGACACCCGAAGGCCCCGCAGGTGCTCCAATCGCTGAGGCCGATCGATCAGGTAAGTCAGGTGCAGCTCGGGCTGGACCAATATCAGAACGCGTGGTAAATCCAGTGGCACCACGGCCCAGTCCGGCGACATAATTCGGGGGTGGTTTGGAGCTAAGGAAGTCTAATCTGGTCTTGGGAGGTACAGGAGCCTGCATTCCGCCAGCCGAAGAAAAGAAACCCTAATTGTCGATTGGAAACTGAAGATTTCCACAACttacaattaattattaattatcaatatttataggttaaaaacaaattaataaccACGGGTTTGGGTTTTAGTGAAACTCTCTTAACCGACATAAAACCAAATAAATCAGGACACACATATAGTTATCTAAAAACATGGATTCGatcatttatttcttttatttattataaatatgaatttcATCTACCttctttttatataaaactcaataaaaaaatatctactTTTGATTGATATCAAGAGATTATAGATATATTTTAACATGTGCATTTCTTAAAGAGTTttctaaaaatttcataaataaaataaaatttattcaataTCTTTGAATCTAAAtattatttacttttatttaaaagtaGTTCAAAAATAGACTATCGGaacataaattttatgttttggtgTAAACAAATTATAAAAGGTAAAACTAACATAAGCTAAACTGAACTTCAAACGAAACAAAAGTGATTATGTTCATAAGCTAAACTGATTTACATAAACTTTATTAGTCGAACAAAACTGACTTGGACCCAAACTGAATTATCTCTTATAAGTTTatcaattttcataatttagttTCAAGGACATCAGTTTACACCAGAGGGCTAAACTGTTTTTGTACAAGTTTTTTCGTACCTTGCTGACACGGCTAGAATCAACCTTCGTATGGATGTCAGGAATGATGACCTGGGCAAAAGACGCAGAAATGACTACATTATTTGGAACAGATCTTTTTGAAACTTgtgatatttacagttcagaAACTATAAATAGAGATGCAATTCAATTGAGCAGAGCGACGAAGTTACAGAAATTATCAAGTTTCAAGAACATTTACCAAGTCTCAAAGTTCAAGCAACAAATTGCTCATACACTAAGGCACACTTTACAAATATTGTATATAATAATTGAGGATTATTAATTGCTAGGAATTCTTTGTATGTCATAATATTCGTAAACAATTTGTATACTGTTCATGCATTCGGTTGAGTTGATTAGAAGTTTCAGTTTTGACAGTGTTAATTTCAAACTGAACTGAGTTTTTGCAAATTacttgtaaaaataaaattcttctaGTGTGAGCCTTCCCAAAaagaagaaggggtgacataagAGCTTAAGTTCTCTGAACATTCAGAAATAAACTTGCGCACATTTTACATTCAATTTACCTTGTCAAgtcattatttgaattattctAATATGTCAGTTTGTCTTTTTTCCACATCTATTTTTGTTAGCCAACTGACATTGACACTCGAGAATACATAGTTCAGTTGCTAACTCGACGAATTAAAgttaaagaaaaaatttgttGGAAGTGTTCATTCAACCTCCCTCGCTTCTGAATACTCAACTGATCCTATCAAGTAGTATAAGAGAGAAACTTATTCTCGATTCTGAACATTTCTTTTCAATTGGCTTCGTTCAGCAAAATCTCGATTTTCTTCTAGGAAGATTTTGAAACTGGAATATGAGAATGTATGCTTATTTAGCTGCTCAGGATGATTCCACGTGGTTCGTTATCACGGATGGACCGAAGATATTGAAAGCTGATACAACAATAGCCATCACTGAAGTGCTCCACAAATGTTAGAAAAACAAAGGAGTGAATGGACGAATGCTAACAAGAAGAAAGACAATATTGATAATGTGGTTAAGGGCATTCTgtacaaaaatcttgaaaaaacaCATTTAGCAAAATCAAAATATGTAAGACTgtcaaagaaatttgggaaaaattaaTTCAGTTATGCAAAATAATGAACATACCAAAAAAACTAACTCTTTGTGGCCATacagaagtttgacaatatcaaaattaaacctGAAAAATCAATGTCTGATTTTGATGAAAGAGTCAGTGGAATCGTGAATGAACTCAGTGCACTTGGAAAAATATACAGCAACCGAGAAGTGATCTTGAAAGTGATGAGAGGACTACCACAAGaattatatttcaaaactaTAGCGATGCGTGAATCCAAAAATTTGAGCAAGATGAAACTTCATGAGTTGTTTGTGGACTTAAAAGCTTATGAATTTGAATTGCAAACCAGATAGGATGATTAGTCTATCTCTCAGTTGATTAAGACTCTAACTACTGTGAAACTGTAACCTtaaatttcaaatgaaaaatcagttaaaAAATTAGGCAATGATTCCATGTCAttgtttgttaaaaaatttagaaaattccTAAGGAAGAATCAAGGATCTCACCGAAGATCTTACCAAAAGAGGAAGTCAACTGATTACTCTAATGCCTGTTTTCATTGTGGCAAGACTGACCACTTTATATCAAACTATCATAAACCAAGGAAGAATGATAGAAGATTATATGAAAAGGGAAAGATATCTTTTGACAAGAAGAGATCCAAGGATGAAATAAATCTTTCAAAAAGGTGTTAGTAACTGAGGAAAGCAAGTCAAAGTGGGCTGACTAAGACTTTGAGTCATCTGAACCAGAAAACTCAAGCAGTTcaagtgatgatgaggaagtgaAGTGCTCGATAACCAATGATTCTGAGCTAGAATCTACCAATGAATAGGTATTCGATTTTAACTCAACTGATTTAACAAGGGATGATCTTGTCATTGCACTTCATGAGATGGTAAATGATTATGAAGCTAACTGAACTAGTTTCATCCTGGAACAAGTATTCAGTTTCCTtaactgaaatgaaaaattTGCACAAACCATTTGGAGACAAAACTAGTCTTGGTTTCAACAACAATGAAAGCATTGTTGAGATAAGTACTCAACCAAAACTAGAAATAAGCAAATGAAAgtatattcattttgttaaatcAAGTTTGGTCTATGAACAAAAAAGCACTCATTCCTCAAGTTGTAGAGCCTGTTAAGATATGAATAAAGATGGAAAGTTTGGTACCGGTTATGTGAATGAAAATTTCACTACTAAGCCAAACTGAAAGCCTAACCAAACAAATTTTGCTAGGCATAACTTAATGAAAGGCAACCCAACCGATACTTTAACTACAATGATGTTGAAAAGGGTAAACAACATTTTGTATCTACTACACACATAACACaccacacacatacatatatatgcaCAACCTATTTGGGACACATCAAGTGATCGTTCAATTAAACTGATCCAAGTTTAGATTCCAAAAGGACTAATCCCATCTAGAAGCAAGTATATTTGGGTACCAAGAGTTATTCATCATTTGTGATTGCAGGGCACACAAACTGAACCATTCAAAAAGTCAGTTGGTACTTAGACAGTGGATGTTCAAGGCACACGATTGGTGAAATTAAACTGCTATCTAAACTGACTCAGTTTACTGGACCTAAGATTAATTTTGGAGATGCTTCTCGAGGTAGAACCGTGGGTAAGAGTGTGAGAACCCGAAAAgttcgatccgaagcaaatcacgtaagaaatacaaacttaaaatttagcttaatctaagCTCAAAGAACTTCCATCCTAACTGTAAACTTAAAgatgaacttagattttcagctaacataactcgaggaagtagcttcaaagctcgaagattaactcaacataaagccgagctgcaaataaccacatcc includes:
- the LOC140984269 gene encoding protein STABILIZED1; protein product: MQAPVPPKTRLDFLSSKPPPNYVAGLGRGATGFTTRSDIGPARAAPDLPDRSASAIGAPAGPSGVGRGRGKGPGEEDEEEENEEKGYDENQKFDEFEGNDAGLFASAEYDDEDKEADAVWEAIDKRMDSRRKDRREARLKEEIEKYRASNPKITEQFAELKRKLYTLSADEWDSIPEIGDYSLRNKKKRFESFVPVPDTLLEKARQEKEHVSALDPKSRAVGGTETPWAQTPVTDLTAVGEGRGTVLSLKLDRLSDSVSGLTVVDPKGYLTDLKSMKITSDAEVSDINKARLLLKSVTQTNPKHPHGWIAAARLEEVAGKIPAAQQMIKKGCEECPKSEDVWLEACRLASHVDAKAVIARGVKAIPNSVKLWMQAAKLEQDDANKSRVLRKGLENIPDSVRLWKAVVELANEEDARLLLQRAVECCPLHVELWLALARLETYENAKKVLNKAREKLSKEPSIWITAAKLEEANGNTAMVGKIIERGIRALQREGLEIDREVWMKEAEAAERAGSIATCQAIIHNTIEVGVEEEDRKRTWVADAEECKKRGSIETGRAIYSHALTVFLTKKSIWLKAAQLEKSHGTRESLDALLRKAVTYIPHAEVLWLMGAKEKWLAGDVPAARAILQEAYAAIPNSEEIWLAAFKLEFENHEPERARMLLAKARERGGTERVWMKSAIVERELGNTSEERRLLDEGLKLFPSFFKLWLMLGQLEERLGNLEQAKETYELGLKHCPNSIPLWLSLANLEEKVNGLSKARAVLTMARKKKPQNPELWLAAVRAESRHGHKKEADILMAKALQECPTSGILWAASIEMVPRPQRKTKSMDAFKRCSDNPHVLAAVGKLFWHDRKVDKARSWFNRAVTLAPDIGDFWVLYYKFELQHGTEDMQRDVLSRCIAAEPKHGEKWQSISKAVENSHLPTESILKKVVVAVGKEEHLADNGKN